A single uncultured Cohaesibacter sp. DNA region contains:
- the leuC gene encoding 3-isopropylmalate dehydratase large subunit: MSAPKTLYDKIWDSHVADQQEDGTCLLYIDRHLVHEVTSPQAFEGLRMAGRQVRAPQRTLAVVDHNVPTTDRTKGIDDPQSKLQVDTLAANAKEFGVEYYDELDNRQGVVHIVGPEQGFTLPGMTIVCGDSHTSTHGAFGSLAHGIGTSEVEHVLATQTLVQKKAKNMKVEVTGQLGEGVTAKDIVLAIIGKIGTGGGTGHVIEFCGDAIRSLSMEGRMTICNMTIEGGARAGLIAPDQTTFDYIKGRPKAPKGADWDKAMEFWKTLYTDDDAHFDTVITLDASSLPPIVSWGTSPENVTTIDGSTPDPETIQDEARRNAVIRALDYMGLKPNTKMTDVAIDRIFIGSCTNGRIEDLRAAANILKGRKVKEGINAMIVPGSGLVKAQAEEEGLDKIFLEAGCEWREPGCSMCLAMNADKLAPGERCASTSNRNFEGRQGFKGRTHLVSPAMAAAAAVVGHFIDVRDLD, translated from the coding sequence ATGTCTGCACCCAAGACCCTTTATGACAAAATCTGGGATTCCCACGTGGCTGATCAGCAAGAGGACGGCACGTGCCTGCTCTATATCGATCGTCACCTTGTCCATGAAGTGACGTCTCCGCAGGCGTTCGAGGGACTGCGCATGGCGGGCCGTCAGGTTCGCGCCCCGCAGCGGACCTTGGCCGTTGTCGACCACAACGTGCCGACCACCGACCGGACCAAGGGCATTGATGATCCGCAGTCCAAGCTGCAGGTGGACACACTGGCCGCCAACGCCAAGGAATTCGGTGTTGAATATTATGACGAGCTCGACAACCGTCAGGGCGTTGTTCACATCGTCGGTCCCGAGCAGGGCTTCACCCTGCCGGGCATGACCATCGTCTGTGGCGATTCGCACACCTCCACCCATGGTGCCTTCGGCTCTCTGGCGCACGGCATTGGCACGTCGGAAGTTGAGCATGTGCTGGCAACCCAGACGCTGGTGCAGAAAAAAGCCAAGAACATGAAGGTCGAAGTGACCGGTCAGCTTGGCGAAGGCGTGACCGCGAAAGACATCGTGCTGGCCATCATCGGCAAGATCGGCACCGGTGGCGGCACCGGCCATGTGATCGAGTTCTGCGGTGACGCCATTCGCAGCCTGTCCATGGAAGGTCGCATGACGATCTGCAACATGACCATCGAAGGCGGCGCTCGCGCTGGCCTGATCGCGCCAGATCAGACCACGTTTGATTACATCAAAGGTCGTCCGAAAGCGCCGAAAGGCGCCGACTGGGACAAGGCGATGGAGTTTTGGAAAACCCTTTACACCGATGACGATGCGCATTTTGACACCGTCATCACGCTTGATGCCTCGTCTTTGCCGCCGATCGTATCCTGGGGCACCAGCCCCGAAAACGTGACGACCATTGATGGTTCGACCCCCGATCCGGAGACGATCCAGGACGAAGCCCGCCGCAATGCCGTTATCCGTGCGCTTGACTATATGGGCCTCAAGCCCAACACCAAGATGACCGACGTGGCGATTGATCGCATCTTCATCGGCTCCTGCACCAACGGCAGGATCGAGGATCTGCGTGCCGCTGCCAACATTCTGAAGGGCCGCAAGGTCAAGGAAGGCATCAATGCGATGATCGTTCCGGGCTCCGGTCTCGTGAAGGCACAGGCCGAAGAGGAAGGCCTCGACAAGATCTTTCTTGAAGCCGGGTGCGAATGGCGCGAGCCGGGTTGCTCCATGTGCCTTGCCATGAATGCCGACAAGTTGGCACCGGGTGAGCGCTGCGCTTCCACCTCGAACCGCAACTTCGAAGGCCGTCAGGGCTTCAAGGGTCGCACCCATCTGGTCTCTCCGGCGATGGCTGCTGCTGCTGCGGTTGTCGGGCATTTCATCGATGTCCGTGATCTTGACTAG
- the rplS gene encoding 50S ribosomal protein L19, with protein sequence MNIIEQLEKEQMAEIAAKRELPEFSPGDTVRVNVRVTEGTRTRVQAYEGVCIARKGSGLNESFTVRKISYGEGVERVFPIYSPIVDSVEIVRRGKVRRAKLYYLRDRRGKSARISEATNARARKLNDVAKAKAAEEKAAKKQEAAADAE encoded by the coding sequence ATGAACATCATTGAGCAGCTCGAAAAAGAGCAAATGGCCGAAATCGCCGCAAAGCGTGAACTGCCTGAATTTTCTCCCGGTGATACCGTCCGCGTCAACGTTCGCGTGACTGAAGGTACCCGTACTCGTGTGCAGGCCTATGAAGGCGTCTGCATCGCACGCAAAGGCTCTGGCCTGAACGAAAGCTTCACCGTTCGCAAGATTTCCTACGGCGAAGGCGTTGAGCGTGTATTCCCGATCTACAGCCCGATCGTTGACAGCGTTGAGATCGTTCGCCGCGGTAAAGTCCGTCGCGCGAAACTTTACTATCTTCGTGACCGTCGCGGTAAGTCCGCACGTATTTCCGAAGCAACCAATGCTCGCGCTCGCAAGCTGAACGACGTTGCCAAAGCCAAGGCCGCTGAAGAAAAAGCTGCCAAGAAACAGGAAGCCGCTGCAGACGCAGAATAG
- a CDS encoding pyridoxamine 5'-phosphate oxidase family protein codes for MTRGTKRPFIGNTGMRDRKQRLAEGSGLATLVRDEQVFEGETMAKQFEKLNDIHRKFIERQHIFFTASATKDSRVNISPREAGALRILDDNTIIYMDKTGSGNETSAHLLTDGRLTIMFCSFSGPPMILRLYGTGDSIGWETEEFRELATRLYPDSTPLSARKIVRLKFDLVQTSCGYGVPMFDYQEDRDVLDNWAKGKGRDGIRDYWQEKNLKSMDGLPTGLETGA; via the coding sequence ATGACAAGGGGAACAAAACGCCCCTTCATTGGCAACACCGGGATGAGAGACCGCAAGCAAAGACTTGCCGAAGGGTCAGGACTTGCTACTCTGGTCCGGGACGAACAGGTCTTTGAGGGAGAAACCATGGCCAAGCAATTCGAAAAGCTGAACGACATCCATCGCAAGTTCATAGAAAGACAGCATATTTTCTTCACCGCTTCGGCGACGAAAGACAGCCGGGTCAACATTTCCCCTCGTGAAGCCGGGGCCCTGCGGATCCTTGATGACAACACCATCATCTATATGGACAAGACCGGCAGCGGCAATGAAACCTCCGCTCACCTGCTCACCGATGGCAGGCTGACGATCATGTTCTGCTCCTTCTCAGGGCCTCCAATGATCCTCAGACTCTACGGCACCGGTGACTCCATCGGATGGGAAACCGAAGAATTCCGGGAGCTGGCCACCAGACTCTATCCCGACAGCACGCCCCTCAGTGCCCGCAAGATCGTCAGATTGAAATTCGATCTCGTCCAGACCTCCTGTGGCTACGGCGTTCCGATGTTCGACTATCAGGAAGACCGGGACGTCCTCGACAACTGGGCCAAAGGCAAAGGCAGGGACGGCATCAGGGACTATTGGCAGGAGAAGAATCTCAAAAGCATGGATGGTTTGCCAACCGGCCTTGAAACCGGAGCCTGA
- a CDS encoding superoxide dismutase gives MAFELPALPYAHAALAAKGMSQETLELHHDKHHQAYVTALNNFVDANADLQGKSLEEIIALTYGNDERAGIFNQAGQHWNHIHFWNALSPNGGKLPGSLESKIVDSFGSVDQFKDAFKAAAVGQFGSGWAWLIQKADGSLGVTKTPNGVNPLATGEGTALLGLDVWEHSYYVDFRNRRPDYVTNFLDNLANYEFAESNLA, from the coding sequence ATGGCTTTTGAACTTCCCGCACTTCCCTATGCTCACGCAGCCCTTGCAGCAAAAGGCATGAGCCAGGAAACTCTCGAACTGCATCACGACAAGCACCATCAGGCTTATGTGACCGCACTGAACAATTTCGTTGACGCCAATGCCGACCTGCAGGGCAAGTCGCTCGAAGAGATCATCGCCCTGACCTATGGCAATGACGAGCGCGCCGGCATCTTCAACCAGGCTGGCCAGCACTGGAACCACATTCACTTCTGGAACGCGCTGTCCCCGAATGGCGGCAAGCTGCCCGGTTCCCTCGAATCCAAGATCGTCGATTCCTTTGGCTCCGTTGACCAGTTCAAGGATGCCTTCAAGGCAGCTGCTGTCGGTCAGTTCGGGTCCGGCTGGGCATGGTTGATCCAGAAAGCAGACGGCTCCCTCGGCGTGACCAAGACCCCTAACGGCGTGAACCCGCTGGCAACCGGTGAAGGCACTGCGCTTCTCGGCCTCGACGTCTGGGAACACAGCTATTATGTGGACTTCCGCAACCGCCGTCCCGACTATGTAACCAACTTCCTCGACAATCTCGCCAACTACGAGTTTGCCGAAAGCAATCTGGCCTGA